The genomic interval GAACAGGTCGATCTGACATGGATCGGCCAAGTGGTTGTGCTGCAGGCCGAAGCGTCTGTCTTGGAAGTTCCAATGAGGCCGAGGGTGAAGATATGACCGGGGGAACAGATGCGGGCCGCGCCGCCTCTGCCTTCGCAAGTTTGTTGCCGTTCTCTGTGGGCTGGATCTCTCCATTCGCCGTTGTGATCTTGTTCGTGAAGGATGAAATAGCCCATCCGGCCCATGATTTGTCGTTCGATGTGCCGATGCGTGCTTCTGTCTTGTTGCCCtctgctggcgcagaagctgGCAATGCCGTGTCCGCCATGGTGCTGCCAAATTTCCGTATCCGTTGGAGATACAGATCCAGTGTCTTGTTCCCCTGGTCTCGAATCATTCTATACAGTTATAAGCAGTTGTGGAAGTAGCATACAAACAGTATTCACTtacttctccttgtccaATAATGTCGGGCAAAGAGCTGGTAGAACCTTGCCCGCACAATCATCTTCAGAGAACACATCAATCGTGGCGGACAAAGCGAGCAGTCCGGCATTTCGGGCATGCACAAAGGGATCTCTAAGAGACCTTGTGAAGGCCGCAACAAGCACCTTCGACCGAGTCTACACGCCAGAGTTAGTGTCCGATGTCCATGCCGGAAAGGTATGTGCTTACACCGTCGCTCAGATTCTTGGCAATTCGGCCGAGGCAGATAGTTGTGTTGGTACGGATGCCAGGTTGTTCGTCATTGGCGGTGCGTGCCAGGTATTTGAGCAGTTCGCCGTTAACAATCCGATCACTGAGCTTGTTGATGACGGCCAAGACAGCCTTGACGGTTTGCTCTCGAACGACGGGCGCAACGTCGGTGAAGCCGGAAGTCTAGACAGGGTCAGAAAGGCCAGAATGCTCGTTAACCGAAAAGGGCTCACCATTTGTGGAAAGATCTTGTCATTAACAACTTTCTGGGGCAGATTATCAATCATTAGGGGCAAGTTGTCCAACAGACAAACACGCAGGGCTCGATCCGGATTTCCAAATAGGCGCACCACGACAGGCGTCAACTTGGCATTGAACTCGTCCGGTGAGAGTTTGGACCCGATCTTCAGAGTAGCCCCAAGAACCTTGggcccgccgccgccgaattCAACCGACTTGAGCAATTCGGGGAGCACCTTCATTTTGAAGAAGTCTTCGGGGAAATCTTCCGAAAGACCGTCGAGTTCACTGCAGATGAAGATTTAGCAACAGAGTAAAGTGGggcaaggcaaagaaaacATACTTGATGAATTCCTCTCGTTCAGCGTCACTCTTCAGACCGAGGCTCTCCATGTCCTCCGTCAACCGGATCAGGGGCGTCTGAAAGAAACCGCCATGTTTCTTGCCCTGCTCCACGAAGTGTGCAGGACTAAGCCGCAGCTTCGGGTTGGCCGTACAGAGACGCTTGTAGCTTTGTTGCATGCTCGGAGGGATATTGGTCGTCTTGCCCACCTGCTCTGCACCCGCGAAGTGGCCATTAAAGACTTCGAAGATCAGTACGCCCAGCCCATAGGCATCGATCGATGCTAATGGGTTGCGTTTGATAACATCCCAGCCTCCTTTGACGACCTCTGGGGGCGTGTATCGTGCTGCATCGGGGACAATACTTCCGTACGTCTAAAAGAGTCAGCATGGGGAGTACCATAACGGCCATGCCCTTTCCTTAGGATACCAATGAGGCGCAACTGACATATATAAtggcctcgtcttccttcATGGAACTCAAGATGTCAAATCCACCCAGCTTCCATTCGCCACTTTCGCTTGAGAAGACCGACGAAGCGCGCACGGCACCGTGGACGGAGGAGGCATCGTCGTTGATAAACTTGAGAGTAGACTGTTCCGAAATTAGCGCGTGCATAGCAATGCGTCCGGGGGCTCACTCACGGCCACGGTGTAAAGCCCCCATTTCGCCGTCTCCTCGCTGATACTCCTCCGCTTGACAGACCAGGACAGGGGCGCCACACGCTCGGTCACAATGTAGAGGTTGGATTCGGTCTATTTCCGCGTAAGCACTCTGCCTTTTCAGTATCCTCGCTTCATGTTTACCTCGATCGTATCCAGAACCTTGATCACACCGGGGTGGCGCAAAGTCCGCGACTTGCGCACTGCGTTCTTGGCCAGGGGAAGACGCGACTTGTTGGCCGCGATATCGAAGGTGAAGACGCTGCATGCGGAGCCATCGTCCTAGAGGGAACAGACAGGTCAGCATTTGGTGTGTTTGCGGGCCAGGATCTGTAGTTAGGGAAAGAAAGTACCCGCTTGGTGGCATTATGCAGGGTCCAGATGGAATCGCCAATGTCGACTCGGTCGCCAATGGAGAAGGGAAGCGAGCTGCCCTTGGCTATGGCCGAGGCGACGGCCGACTTGAGGAAATCCATTGTCGTGGCAAAAAACAGAACAAAACAAGTGTTGATGTCGCTCTCCTTTTGCCCCGCCTTATCGGGTTTGCGCCTGATAAGTGCCTGAGGCCAGTAGTCTagactctctctctctctctctctctctctcttcttccaacaaCTCAACAACAACCGATGTAAAGGTACGTCCCGTTCTCTGTTCCccattctccaccacccTCGCAATACCCTGGCAGCTCTCCAATGATGTGATCCTGGTAAAAGGTCAGACCGCGCCAGTCCACGACCCGCGCGCGACCTGTTCTCGCTCCCCAAGCCGAAGGTACTGGCTCCTCGACCACCCGAGCACCCATCTTCCACAACACTCTCAAGAACCATCTTCAATGCTCTGAAACACCTCCACACTACCAAACGAGTCGAACAAATCCTCCACAGCTCCTACAGCCAATCCACCTCTCTCTCGGATTCCCGACTCTTACTTCCCGGGAATCtcgctcctcctcttcccactcTTCGCAGACGCAGGTGCACGGCTCTGAAAAGGCAATCGAAGGTCTATGCCGCTTGATATACGGCGTCCTGTTCTTACAGGGAGGGCAGCACTGCGAGAGCAGTGCTATCCTCGACCTTGGGAGCAAATATCGTGTGCATATGAAACCCAGCACTCATTCGTGAATGTTGGCAGGCGCCGCGATCTGGGGTTCCTGTGTCCGCTTTGCTTCCATGAGGACGGGTAGGAACCAATGGCTGCGGCGAACAGTGTGTGGGCATTGCTCTATATCCAACTGCGCGAAgagtggtcgaggaggaggagtgAGAGGAAAGGAGAGTCGGGGTTGGAACACTGTTGGGTCTGGCTTGTTGGGTGGATTTGAAGATTCGGTGGTGTTGTTTCTTGCTCTGGGTTTCGTTTGTTGAGGGAAGGAAGCTGGACTCGGTTGGGACTCGGGCTGTAAAGCACCGCGGTGAATGAGAATGGGTTTGTGGTGTCGGGGGCTTTGGATGACGACAAACTATAAAACTGAAAAGACCTGAGGAGATGCTTTTCCCCTTTGTCCGAGTCTTGATTCATGAGTTGATGAAGTGGTGGCTAATCGATATTGGGAATAGGTATTTTCAAGCTGATCACTGCCGCCGGGGgatggtgtttttgtttgATTGTTGGAGTTGTATTTATAGATTGGACCGTTGTCATAAGAGGTAGTTATAGGAATATCTTCGATTACAGTATAATCGTGTTATTGGCACTCCTTGAGAATGCTAGCAACCACATCCACTGATCCACACGCAACTCCCTGCTTGGCCACCCCGTCCACTTCCACGAACCACCACAAATCACATCCAGTTGTCATCACGATGACCACTGCACATATCCTGCTCCATGCGTAATCCATCCCCACGAAAAACTTCAATCCGTACCACTGGCAACATGTGAGCCTAGTGGGTGCAACACAGAAGCCCTCAGCATCACCCACCGAAGAGGGaggagcaaaaagaaaaaaaagcaaagaccggaaagaaaagaaataAATATCTGTTGTAGAATAAATTCTCTGAGTTGCTGCAAGTCGTTGCTGCACAGTGGATGACAGGCTGGAAAACGCATGAGAGGGTGACCATGGTTTCGAGTCATCCAGTTGGGTTGTGATAAATACGACAACTGGGCTCACTTGTCCAACCTGACAGCACGATCGTCAGAACCGGGGCTATCGACAGTACGGATTCGTCACATACCGTTCACTGTGCATGTCATAAATGTGGTAACTGCACCCTAATGAGGGAGACGAGTCAAGCTGAGCACACATTCTAAAGCACACAGCGATTCAAGAGAGGAAGAATGCATGAAGAGTGTAGAAGCTTGATGTTTGACACAGGCGCCCCGCGAGGGTATCGGCCGTCGCGGATTTCATTTCCCTTCGTCTCCAGCCTCAGCGGAATGAGAGCCCGTCCCCGAAGGTGCAGGGGTATTGGACATCTGCGGAGGCATTTGCGGCATCTGATTGAAATTGTTGCTTGGCGTCCGATGCTGGTTGGGAGGGTAATGATGAGACTGGTGCGGGCTTGAGGAGTAatgaggctgctgctgtggatAACCGCCGCGACCGGGCGGCACTGGGATAGGTTAGCATCGGTCATTTACAAAAGGTAGCTGGGGTAACTCACTGTGTCCTTGCTGCTGACCAGGTGGCATGAACATCATGGGCTGCGGGGGTTGTCCCGATTGCGAGTTCTGATGCATCATCATGGGAGCACCGCGGCTGGGGCTTGGATAGCCGCTAGGCGGCTGAGGAGGGGGAGCATGCTGTGGGTAGGCATGGCCTGGCGAAGGCGAGTACATTTGCATCTGGGGGTTGTACGGAGACATGTTCTGCGGGACGCCCATGTACGGACCATTGGAAGGTTGCTGGACCATCATAGGTGCCCCCATAGGGGCCTGTGGATTCATGAACTGGGGCACACCTTGATATTGTCTCATGTGGTTGGGCTGAGGTCCGCCATAGAATTGCGGCATCGGCTGCCCGAAAGCTAGCTGAGCGTGAGGAGCCATGGGAGAAGGGTAGCCTTGCTGTATCCGTGGAGAAGGGAAGACTTGCGAAGACGATGCAGACAACTGCATGCGGTGGTGATCATCCATGTGAGAGGGACCAGAGCCGTGAGGGCCctgaggatggagatgatgcggGCCATTGGGAgggccagaagaaggaggcaTTCCCGGGTTTTGTTGCTGGTACTGGAATGGCATCTGGTGTTGCTGCGGCATATGAGGGTTGTTGGATGCGGATCGACCCTGTGGCGAGACCGAAGAAGCGCCGACTGGCTGCTTAAACATCTGATCATAGGTTgtctcctccttgccctcgGAAACATCCCAGGTGGGAAGGGTTTTATAAGGCGGTGGGATTCCGCCATTGAATGTATAAGGCTTGTCAGACTGCTCAGCACTCTCTTTCTTCATGCGCTTGACGGGATTGAACTGATCATCAATGGACGGCCGCTCCGAAATAGGCTGCGGCTTCCTCGCACCAAAGAAGGCAGACGGGGTGGTAGCACGAGATACAGACCGGTTGCGCGAGAATGGTCGGGGGCTAGCCGCAGAACCAGCAGCGCTGGCAGAGGGGGCGCCACCAGGTGTGAAAGTACTCGCAGCGGGATTGGGTTTGAATTCCATAGCGCGAACGTTGAACTTGGACGCCGCGGCAGAAGTCGGGGTCTGAGCCTTCACCGGGCTCGTTACCTTGGGTTGGTCGCTGGCTGGGCCAGTGGGAGGACCACGAGCATCCTGAATGGGCAGAGGAGTGGGAACAGGGCCCATACCGGCCCCCTTTCGTTGTTGGAGATTGTCCTGCAGGCGGTGGCCAAGCATACCTGTGCCAGGGCGGCCAGGCTGGATCGCTTGCTGTGGGAATCGTCCTCCCGGGCCAGCAAGCGGACCTGTGGGGAGGTTGCCCTGACGGCCGCGCGAAAAGGTTTGACGATCGGAAGGTGCCGCAGGAGGCATTGTGCCAGTGGGACCACGAGCCTGTGGCTTTTGTTCAGAAGCAACAGCGTTAGCTTTCGGTGTGGGTGTGTCATCAAGTGACTGTTGAGCGCGTTGAATGATCACCTCTTGTTTGTGGGGGTCCTTCGCCAGGATCGGCACCAAGTCCTTCGGCACTGGAGTAGAAAGCTTAAAGTTCTTTGAGAACTTCATCAACTCATTCAGCTTGATCGTCCGATCATATGATGCTTGGTTGCGACGGCGCTCCTGCATCTTCAACTTCTCACTGTTCGCAAACTGACGGAAGTGGTCCAATACCTCAGCCTCGACATTAGCAGTGGCATTCTCAGGCACGGCCCGCTTGGCAGACTTCTGGTCAGCATCAGCGGAGGCCTTGACACCTTGTGCCGCCTGGGGTTGCTTCTGTTCCGGCACGGCCTCCTTGGAAGGCGTAGGTTGTCTGGCGGCTGCAGGCGGGCCACCAGGTCCTCGGCGCCCAGGAGGGGTGTATTTGTTAGGTTGGCCGGAGAGAAGAGGCGGGAAAATCTTGTCTTCCCGACGAACACCGCTGTATTTgtcctcttcatcttgatcGCCGGTGTCTGGCGCCACCAAACCTCGCTCCTCGCGCATATGGACATTGTCTACATCAGTACCTTCAATCTCGCGAGCAATGCGAGCCGCCTCAGCCTGCCTCTGCTTGAAGGCCGGATCCGAGCGGTCAATGCGAGTCGTGTACAGGTGCTCGTCGTAGTTGGACTTGGCCCCAAACAGTCTCTCGTTTGTCTCGAATTGGTCCCAGCCCGACGTTGTGGTGCTCTCGAGTGACATATCGACCTCGTGCTCAGCGGGCTCCCAGCGCTTCAAAGTTCGCTCTCGCATCGCCAGGTTCCCAGAGATATCAGCATCGGTCTTGAACCCAGCCGACGCGCCTGCGGGAAGAGAGCGGTCAGCACATATGTGGTATTAGCTGACGTGGACTAGTCTTACCGTTTGGTTCCTTTGCCGAAACCTCTGCCGGGACCACATTGGGCACGGCGATGTCCGCAACATCCTTGATATCAAATGCCATGCTGTGGTCGGGCCCGGTTCCCAGGTATGGACTTGTGACTTCGCTCACACCGTTGGCTTTGGCTTGATTCTCTTGGGAGGCGCGCTGAACCATCTTCAGCAGGAAAGAAGAATCGCTGGTCTCGAgagtcgaagaggagaagatgccgGTAAATTTGTCTCCTGTCTTGGTGGTAATAGTGGTATTCAGACCCTAAAACACAATCAGCTTTGATCGTGGAGTACGGTCATCAGAATGTGACAAGCTTACGATAAAGCTAGCAAAGAGGAAGACAAGACGGTCATGAGCATGGCTGTCCGGGGTGTTCGATTCCTTCTGGCCCGATCGAGGGGAACCCGTCTGCCTCTGGTGGGCCATGTTTCCGTTCGACGATGCGTATGAAGCACGCTGGGTAATGGGGTTGGTCCCTTGGGTCCAAGCCTTGTGGGAGTTGCTGCGCCTATGAAGAAGCAAGTGCTTGAGTCAGTGACGGTCAGAAGACGGCTGTGTAGGAAATACAGCAGAAGGACAGTGGTCCTCAGATCCGAGGCATTCCATTGGTCCTCAATGGCACACAATTCTATGCTGGACTGCAACAAAGCTTGCCAGCTCGAGGCACGTGCACGGGTCTTTCACACCCCAGGAGGGTGAAAGGAGAGAAACCACGAGAGGAAAAGCGATGTTTCGTCCGAGCCCTCGGACAGAAAGGAGAGAAGCGATCGGGTGGGTGGAGAATTGCAGCGTACCTAGTTCCACCGTCCGCAGGGCTACCTGATTGTCGTCGACCGTCAGACCccttggtgctggcgctgggtctCAGCGACGGACGACCCGAGTTCTGTGCCGCAGGATTGGCGGCATTGCCCGACGCGCTGTTTGCAGCAGGCATGGAGTTGATGGTGGAAGCCATTGATTGACTCAAAAGGTCAGTCAGGGCAGGCTGGTGTCGTGGAACTTCGCACGGCGGAAAgccgcgaggacgaggaacgAATCCACAACACACCGCCTGCACAAACAGGACAGGGACAGGACAATGAGAGGGGGAAGCAGCCAccacacacagagagagaacagCCACAGGTCCAGTCAATGAGGGGGGtggggaaggagagggaCAGAAAGGGGGGAAGTGCAGAAAGGGCAGGGCAGTCGAGGGTGATCGAGGGATGAAGAAAGTCGATGGATGGGTGATGGACTTAGGCCTGTTTGGGAAAAGTCACGGGGATGCATGTACGGGTATGGTCACTGGTATTATATTGTGCCACCTCAAGTGCCCAGTGATCAATAATAAGAATCGAGCAGATAGTTGATTCTCTTTCAAACTTTCGCAGTGCTGCGACTACTATTGTCAATAATAAGTTGGTCATCCTAGGTGGTTATTGCGTTGGTTGCTTCGGGGGCTCCCCTATGCTGTTGGACCTTGCCGCTGTCAGCTATGGCATGACCCACTATAGCACCACCGAGTCGTATGTATACCTGGACCGTCTCTGATTacgatgaggatgggagTACTTTTGTCCCAGGAAATCAAATATCATATTCTATCCTCTCGACTGCTATTTTCCAATAATAGGTAGCTTGTTGGGCCCTCCCAATGTAACATGAACATGACTCGACAGCCTGTTCCATAGACTCGCGCAATAATTCACACCAACGCAGACGCACGACGCAAGACGCATGCATGATTCGACGATTTATCCCAACAAATCAGCCATCACCCATCCATTCGTCATCGACAATTGACTTCCCTTTGCCGCGGTCCGATCCATGGCCTTCCCAAGCGTGCTAACGCCCAACGGCGGGTAACTTTTACGTGCCGCGTATCGGACACTAGTCAGCTGACACTTTCTCGTTGTTGTTCTCCCTCCTGCATCCCCAACCATTGATTATTGTTGTTCGTTCCATCGCCCGCGCAGAGCACATGCAGTCGCCGTCGGGCTCGAGGTCTCAGCGACACTACCCTGGGGATCCTCCTCAGAGCCCTCCCCCCCAGTACCCGCTGTCGGGCAGCGACCCTACGATGGCCTCCCAGTCTGGCCGcagctcatcggcctcggccCGACCAGGGTCCAGCAAGAATGCAGTACGTGTCTCCGGTGTATTTCACTGTCTTGAAATAAGGTTGCTGACGTTGTGTGTGTGCGCGCCCACAGCCCGATAAACAGATCTCCCAAATCGAAAAGAGCGTAACCCATCTCTTGGTAGCCACGAAACAACTCCTGGAGACTCTGACGCAATGGTCTCGGAAACAAGCGTCGGAGAACGACGTGTCCGATGTATATGTGCGTCTGGGGTATGAATTCAACCTGGCCTGTCGGGCCTTCAATGCTATCAGCGTCGATACCTCGGATCTGGGCCCCGTGCCAGACCTCCTACGGACGATCCTGGAAGACACCCTCAGCCAAGATGCATCGCCGCAGAGCCTCGATCGTTACCTCCCCCGGATTCGCGACATAATTGTCAATCTACTGCAAgggttgaagaagaaacagGCACGGCTACGGTCACGACAACAGCGCGAGGAGGGCAGACCCGTGCCGGGACGACACGCCAGTGCCGGAAACTTGGACGGGCAACCCAGCATGGGACAACTGTACGATGAAACAGCCGCCTCCGTTATGCCGCCTGCGGCTGCGCAGTCACCAAGACGGTCGGCTAAGCGATATGGCAGTAGTGGATCTTTGGACGACCAGCAGGCTATGTCTCGAGCTTCACCCGTGCCTTCACCAGCGCCCGTATCAGCCGatggtgggagagggagcTTTTCTGAACGGGAGGCATCGCGGCGGGAGACCCAACAACTGCTCACACAAAGCTCTCCGATGGACATTGTTGACGCGGCTCTTACTCCTCGCGGCGCGGTGGCTACTCCCAATACACCCGCAGGCTTCCCGGCGCCTCCCCCACAGCCGAAACAGGACGATGCCCTTGGTGCTTTACAAAGAAGTGGAGAGCTGGAGCGACGTGCGTCTCGTCGCTTCTCTGCATATCAAATCCAGAAGCACCTGGGTCCCTCCACCAACGGTGTCCCGGTTCTCCCGACCCAGAATTCCCCTATTCCGAACCGTGGCCGGGATGTTCGCGAGTCTTTGAACGCAGTCCGCCTGCGGGGATCATATGCGCATACGAGACAACAGTCTTCCATTGCTTCCAAGAGTGGAGCGGCACAGGCGGCTGCGAGTATCCCAGATCCAGTAGTAGAAGAGCAGAGCAAGACTGCAACCGAGCCCCCCTCGGTCACACAGCAAGAAGCATCAGCAGCCCAGGAACTCTCGGGTGATCAATCTACTGCATCAGAGAAGGATAGCTCTGAGGATACTACCGTTGAGACGCCACAGCTAGGCTTTCCACAGCCACCCGCGGCACCGGCACCCCTTGGGGACGCCGAGTCAGGAAAACCCAAGGCTCCAGTTGTTGAAGCGGTGCCAGAGCCAGAAACGCCGAAGCCAGACCGCCTCGAGCTATCTACGAAAATTTCTACACCTCCGCCAGTCTCTCAATTCGTGGCCGAGCAGCCCTCTCCTGGAAAGGAGTTGACTCTCTTCTTGCAGTACAAGAGCAAAATCAAAAAGTATGTCATTCCAGAAGGCGCTGCAGAGCTCACTATTGGGCGGCTGCAGTTGGCTTTCATTGAGAAATTCGCATGGAACACACACAACAACGGGGCAGACTTGCCTGAGATCTACGTCCAAGATCCGATTTCGGGAATTCGACATGAGCTAGAAGACTTGAGCGATGTCAAAGACCGCTCGGTCCTCGTTCTAAATGTTGACACCCTGGACGAGGTCAAGAAACATTTCGACGACGGCTTTGGCAGCGTGCGGCTCCTGTTTGAGGGCGTCAAAGAGGCTCTTGCCGGGCAAGGGACCGTCATTCAACGCGTCTCGGACCGGCAGCTTGAAGCGGCGAAAGAAATGGCTCGCTTGTCGGTCGCGCCCCCGGTCTCGGTCACCGCTCCTCCCGCTCTCGGTGACAGGCGAACAGCTCCAATCGCAGGAAGCGGCAGTCAGGTTGCAGAACTTCAGAGCCTTCGTCGCGATCTTGCTGTCTTGCGGCAGACTTATTCCAATTTCACATCTGACATTACGAGCTCAATGAGTTCCGTGCGGGCCAAGGCAAGCAAGGTCAAGAATtctgccgaggaggctgctATCCCGACGTTCGAAGGTGATGCCGGTCGAGCCCGTGTCAATACAGGCAAAAAGGAGCTCGCCAAGGAATCGGAGCGGCTTGTCGCTCGTGTGGATGATCTCCAAGACCTGGTGGAGGATCTCCGCAAGGATGTAGTCACAAGAGGCGTGCGGCCCTTGCCCAGGCAATTGGAAGGTGTCAGCCGAGATGTGAGCAATGTCatgaaggagatcaagaagatgcAAGATTTCCTGAGCCGCGAGAAGCCCATCTGGACCAAgatctgggagaaggaaCTGCAAATGGTCTGTGAGGAACGTGACCAGCTTACCATGCAAGAGGACCTTGCCGCCGACTTGCAGGACGACCTCGAGAAAGCAGCCCAAACATTTGCATTGGTGGAGCAGGCCACCAAAGAGCAGGCGCAGAGCAACGTCAATGGCGGCGCCGGCACCCCCGCCGCACGTTCCGCCTCCCGAACTCTGGGGATCGATCCGACAATTGACCCCATGAAAGCCAAAGACGGCGTCCTCGGCGAGGTCCGCGCCTTGCAGCCTAATCATGAGAGCCGGGTGGAGGCTATCGAGCGAGCAGAAAAGGCCCGGAAGAAGGAACTCGAGAATCGGCGAATCGGTCTCTTCCAGAAGGAACTCGGGAATTTCGTCCAAGAGGgcaagctg from Penicillium psychrofluorescens genome assembly, chromosome: 5 carries:
- a CDS encoding uncharacterized protein (ID:PFLUO_007729-T1.cds;~source:funannotate), with the protein product MDFLKSAVASAIAKGSSLPFSIGDRVDIGDSIWTLHNATKRDDGSACSVFTFDIAANKSRLPLAKNAVRKSRTLRHPGVIKVLDTIETESNLYIVTERVAPLSWSVKRRSISEETAKWGLYTVASTLKFINDDASSVHGAVRASSVFSSESGEWKLGGFDILSSMKEDEAIIYTYGSIVPDAARYTPPEVVKGGWDVIKRNPLASIDAYGLGVLIFEVFNGHFAGAEQVGKTTNIPPSMQQSYKRLCTANPKLRLSPAHFVEQGKKHGGFFQTPLIRLTEDMESLGLKSDAEREEFINELDGLSEDFPEDFFKMKVLPELLKSVEFGGGGPKVLGATLKIGSKLSPDEFNAKLTPVVVRLFGNPDRALRVCLLDNLPLMIDNLPQKVVNDKIFPQMTSGFTDVAPVVREQTVKAVLAVINKLSDRIVNGELLKYLARTANDEQPGIRTNTTICLGRIAKNLSDGTRSKVLVAAFTRSLRDPFVHARNAGLLALSATIDVFSEDDCAGKVLPALCPTLLDKEKMIRDQGNKTLDLYLQRIRKFGSTMADTALPASAPAEGNKTEARIGTSNDKSWAGWAISSFTNKITTANGEIQPTENGNKLAKAEAARPASVPPVISSPSASLELPRQTLRPAAQPLGRSMSDRPVPVVQEEAEEEAEEEADDVFDAWGAMDDDDDEKDEDTFTAAVSTPKPTSPEPTATTKPAAVPYDDGGEPDFAGWLAAKSKAKAKPLPPKGLNKASSTNTVARTATVSTTKPRVAAPAKKIDTTPKDAMDDDWGDAWD
- a CDS encoding uncharacterized protein (ID:PFLUO_007730-T1.cds;~source:funannotate); this translates as MASTINSMPAANSASGNAANPAAQNSGRPSLRPSASTKGSDGRRQSGSPADGGTRRSNSHKAWTQGTNPITQRASYASSNGNMAHQRQTGSPRSGQKESNTPDSHAHDRLVFLFASFIGLNTTITTKTGDKFTGIFSSSTLETSDSSFLLKMVQRASQENQAKANGVSEVTSPYLGTGPDHSMAFDIKDVADIAVPNVVPAEVSAKEPNGASAGFKTDADISGNLAMRERTLKRWEPAEHEVDMSLESTTTSGWDQFETNERLFGAKSNYDEHLYTTRIDRSDPAFKQRQAEAARIAREIEGTDVDNVHMREERGLVAPDTGDQDEEDKYSGVRREDKIFPPLLSGQPNKYTPPGRRGPGGPPAAARQPTPSKEAVPEQKQPQAAQGVKASADADQKSAKRAVPENATANVEAEVLDHFRQFANSEKLKMQERRRNQASYDRTIKLNELMKFSKNFKLSTPVPKDLVPILAKDPHKQEVIIQRAQQSLDDTPTPKANAVASEQKPQARGPTGTMPPAAPSDRQTFSRGRQGNLPTGPLAGPGGRFPQQAIQPGRPGTGMLGHRLQDNLQQRKGAGMGPVPTPLPIQDARGPPTGPASDQPKVTSPVKAQTPTSAAASKFNVRAMEFKPNPAASTFTPGGAPSASAAGSAASPRPFSRNRSVSRATTPSAFFGARKPQPISERPSIDDQFNPVKRMKKESAEQSDKPYTFNGGIPPPYKTLPTWDVSEGKEETTYDQMFKQPVGASSVSPQGRSASNNPHMPQQHQMPFQYQQQNPGMPPSSGPPNGPHHLHPQGPHGSGPSHMDDHHRMQLSASSSQVFPSPRIQQGYPSPMAPHAQLAFGQPMPQFYGGPQPNHMRQYQGVPQFMNPQAPMGAPMMVQQPSNGPYMGVPQNMSPYNPQMQMYSPSPGHAYPQHAPPPQPPSGYPSPSRGAPMMMHQNSQSGQPPQPMMFMPPGQQQGHMPPGRGGYPQQQPHYSSSPHQSHHYPPNQHRTPSNNFNQMPQMPPQMSNTPAPSGTGSHSAEAGDEGK
- a CDS encoding uncharacterized protein (ID:PFLUO_007731-T1.cds;~source:funannotate): MQSPSGSRSQRHYPGDPPQSPPPQYPLSGSDPTMASQSGRSSSASARPGSSKNAPDKQISQIEKSVTHLLVATKQLLETLTQWSRKQASENDVSDVYVRLGYEFNLACRAFNAISVDTSDLGPVPDLLRTILEDTLSQDASPQSLDRYLPRIRDIIVNLLQGLKKKQARLRSRQQREEGRPVPGRHASAGNLDGQPSMGQLYDETAASVMPPAAAQSPRRSAKRYGSSGSLDDQQAMSRASPVPSPAPVSADGGRGSFSEREASRRETQQLLTQSSPMDIVDAALTPRGAVATPNTPAGFPAPPPQPKQDDALGALQRSGELERRASRRFSAYQIQKHLGPSTNGVPVLPTQNSPIPNRGRDVRESLNAVRLRGSYAHTRQQSSIASKSGAAQAAASIPDPVVEEQSKTATEPPSVTQQEASAAQELSGDQSTASEKDSSEDTTVETPQLGFPQPPAAPAPLGDAESGKPKAPVVEAVPEPETPKPDRLELSTKISTPPPVSQFVAEQPSPGKELTLFLQYKSKIKKYVIPEGAAELTIGRLQLAFIEKFAWNTHNNGADLPEIYVQDPISGIRHELEDLSDVKDRSVLVLNVDTLDEVKKHFDDGFGSVRLLFEGVKEALAGQGTVIQRVSDRQLEAAKEMARLSVAPPVSVTAPPALGDRRTAPIAGSGSQVAELQSLRRDLAVLRQTYSNFTSDITSSMSSVRAKASKVKNSAEEAAIPTFEGDAGRARVNTGKKELAKESERLVARVDDLQDLVEDLRKDVVTRGVRPLPRQLEGVSRDVSNVMKEIKKMQDFLSREKPIWTKIWEKELQMVCEERDQLTMQEDLAADLQDDLEKAAQTFALVEQATKEQAQSNVNGGAGTPAARSASRTLGIDPTIDPMKAKDGVLGEVRALQPNHESRVEAIERAEKARKKELENRRIGLFQKELGNFVQEGKLKKSGGVEEAERLRKAKDDRIRKEVWERQQGINAKMEAAEAAAQAEQKSEGQEEGTSSGEAETASEGSPGRKNEASPSSDQPE